The proteins below come from a single Rosa rugosa chromosome 2, drRosRugo1.1, whole genome shotgun sequence genomic window:
- the LOC133731197 gene encoding uncharacterized protein LOC133731197 — translation MDAEPYARCTYMFETIMFVVDMKHTFNDIVREVSVGFNHLNLGSFDLRYSFPGYKSCVLSSDMDVKLMFRCMFDFKLNSVDILVRDSNGSTILVPYCRGSSSSTSATTSLDDVSCASSCLSVGSSNSIDASEYLGCYRPEAPKSYLTHEWQGFIRHEDQKFEGGVLEFREKLTKYAIETGFLFKYTRNTSSRVIVECAKRYSDGCQWSIRALKNKVNGFFYIKKLNNVHTCKGVLRQQKSKLLGSHVVKSEIANELKSNPQLKPKEIVSRFKHSFGLDVSYKTAWYGKELARKAVHGHDGDSYSQLLWYRDAILSSNPGSYCILETDSLSNRFERFFICFSGCIEGFKSCIPLLFVDVAHLKSKYKGYMLCATGKNGNQEFFPFAFAVVDSENHANWDWFFDHLYNILSPQGRNVTFVIDRHSGLLNAVARVFPDSPHSYCYYHLKENVRGVYRKQSAGNYFVDKIVEEFMKVAYSPTLASYNFNLHNLKKEGGPPIEEFLRSLPLEKWCNAFFKGNRYGEMANSVAESFNNWTRDLHELPIFEMFESLRVKVMENMSERKVACKRWTTILCPPMEALLKKSMDIGRHWAVSMSSETVFEVHSDKSVAVDLGNNTCSCRQWQINSFPCSHALAAIQKVGVEPVYSYIEPFYTCQSYMDSYAHGIHPIPNMEKFYENAASSTSVVKPPLVRRPSGRPKSVRMKSAAEGGTRRRIKCGRCGELGRHNKIACTAPI, via the exons ATGGATGCAGAACCTTATGCGAGGTGCACGTATATGTTTGAAACAATCATGTTCGTTGTTGATATGAAGCATACGTTTAATGATATTGTGAGGGAGGTCTCTGTGGGTTTTAATCATTTGAATCTTGGTTCATTCGACTTGAGGTATTCTTTCCCTGGATATAAAAGCTGTGTGTTATCAAGTGATATGGATGTTAAACTGATGTTTAGGTGTATGTTTGATTTTAAATTGAATTCTGTTGATATTTTGGTGAGGGATTCTAATGGGAGCACCATTTTGGTGCCTTATTGTCGTGGGAGTAGTAGTTCTACTTCTGCAACAACATCTTTGGATGATGTTTCATGTGCTTCTTCATGTTTGTCAGTGGGTTCAAGCAATAGTATTGATGCGAGTGAATACTTGGGGTGTTATAGGCCAGAGGCTCCAAAGAGTTATCTCACTCATGAGTGGCAGGGCTTTATAAGGCATGAGGATCAAAAGTTCGAAGGGGGGGTGTTAGAATTTAGGGAAAAGTTGACCAAGTATGCTATTGAAACTGGTTTTCTTTTCAAGTACACACGGAATACCTCAAGTCGTGTTATTGTAGAGTGTGCTAAGAGATATTCTGATGGTTGTCAATGGTCTATTCGCGCTTTGAAGAACAAGGTGAATGGCTTTTTCTACATAAAGAAGTTGAATAATGTTCACACATGCAAAGGAGTTCTTAGGCAGCAAAAGAGTAAGCTTTTGGGGTCTCATGTTGTGAAATCGGAGATTGCTAATGAGTTGAAGTCCAATCCTCAACTCAAGCCTAAAGAGATTGTGTCTCGTTTCAAGCATTCTTTTGGTTTAGATGTGTCTTATAAGACTGCTTGGTATGGGAAGGAATTGGCTAGAAAAGCTGTCCATGGTCATGATGGTGACTCATATTCTCAGCTGCTTTGGTATCGTGATGCTATTTTATCTAGTAATCCGGGCTCTTATTGCATATTGGAAACTGATTCTTTAAGTAATCGTTTCGAACGTTTCTTCATTTGTTTTTCTGGTTGCATTGAGGGCTTTAAGTCATGCATTCCGCTTCTGTTCGTGGATGTTGCTCATTTGAAGAGTAAGTATAAGGGATACATGCTCTGTGCTACTGGAAAGAATGGAAACCAAG AGTTCTTCCCCTTTGCATTTGCAGTTGTAGATTCTGAAAATCATGCGAATTGGGATTGGTTTTTTGATCATCTATATAATATCTTGTCTCCGCAAGGTAGAAATGTGACTTTTGTTATTGATCGACACAGCGGACTGTTGAATGCTGTTGCCAGGGTATTTCCAGATTCTCCTCATTCATACTGCTACTATCACCTTAAGGAGAATGTTAGAGGTGTGTACCGAAAGCAATCAGCTGGAAATTATTTTGTTGACAAGATTGTGGAGGAATTTATGAAAGTTGCTTATTCACCTACATTAGCAAGCTATAACTTCAACTTGCACAACTTGAAGAAAGAAGGTGGTCCGCCTATTGAAGAGTTTCTGCGATCTTTGCCGTTGGAAAAGTGGTGCAATGCATTTTTCAAAGGAAACAGGTATGGTGAAATGGCAAATAGTGTTGCCGAGTCATTTAACAATTGGACTAGAGATTTGCATGAGCTTCCTATATTTGAGATGTTTGAAAGCTTAAGGGTTAAGGTTATGGAGAATATGTCTGAGAGGAAGGTTGCATGCAAGAGGTGGACCACTATTTTGTGTCCTCCAATGGAGGCTTTGTTGAAGAAATCAATGGATATTGGGCGGCATTGGGCTGTTAGTATGTCTAGTGAGACTGTTTTTGAAGTTCATTCAGATAAATCAGTGGCGGTTGATCTTGGGAACAACACTTGCTCTTGCCGTCAATGGCAAATTAATTCATTCCCATGTTCTCATGCTCTTGCTGCAATCCAAAAGGTTGGAGTGGAACCTGTGTATAGTTACATTGAGCCGTTTTACACCTGTCAAAGCTACATGGATTCCTACGCGCATGGTATTCATCCTATACCAAATATGGAGAAGTTTTATGAAAATGCAGCTAGTTCAACTTCTGTTGTTAAGCCTCCATTAGTTAGGAGGCCATCCGGCCGGCCAAAATCTGTTCGAATGAAGTCTGCAGCAGAAGGAGGCACGAGGAGGCGTATCAAGTGTGGCCGGTGTGGTGAGTTGGGGCGCCACAACAAGATAGCGTGTACTGCGCCAATCTGA
- the LOC133729019 gene encoding uncharacterized protein LOC133729019: protein MKDIIDSLEEATTQTSLSQEENQKTQDLLKKLTEENEKLARQNDRYWEMLDKAFEEDNIATRKIQILQNKLLKKWKVFTTIEKEKKNLEDVIEQQRETIHNLENELLEMERKLLEKDMLDSQEDLRKDDIENSKSDGEDDEEEGGEGADGEDDEEEGEEGADGEDGGDDDEDKEEKPEVRTTRKKHTAARKDKRGRSSQKQEAKKQSRRRERVKKAAAEEEPEEEAADEEEEPEEEPIKKMKKGKKQAVKRNSMVDRIKNKKRKATEDKEFTYTTKRTRSGKRH, encoded by the coding sequence ATGAAGGACATAATAGACTCGTTGGAAGAAGCAACAACTCAGACAAGTCTCTCACAAGAAGAAAACCAGAAAACCCAAGACTTGTTGAAGAAGTTGACCGAAGAGAATGAAAAGCTAGCAAGGCAGAATGATAGGTATTGGGAGATGTTGGACAAAGCCTTTGAGGAAGACAATATAGCAACAAGGAAGATACAGATCTTGCAGAACAAATTGTTGAAGAAGTGGAAAGTTTTTACAACCAttgagaaggaaaaaaagaactTGGAGGACGTCATTGAGCAGCAGAGAGAAACAATACATAATCTGGAAAATGAATTGCTGGAAATGGAAAGAAAGCTACTGGAGAAGGATATGTTGGATTCTCAAGAGGATTTACGGAAAGATGATATAGAAAACAGTAAAAGTGATGGTGAagatgatgaggaagagggTGGAGAAGGAGCTGATGGTGAagatgatgaggaagagggTGAAGAAGGAGCTGATGGTGAAGATGGTGGAGACGATGATgaagacaaagaagaaaaacctGAAGTGAGAACAACCAGAAAGAAGCACACAGCAGCAAGAAAAGATAAAAGAGGCAGGTCTTCTCAGAAACAGGAAGCAAAGAAACAATCAAGGAGAAGGGAAAGGGTGAAAAAAGCTGCTGCTGAAGAAGAACCTGAAGAAGAAGCtgctgatgaagaagaagaacctgAAGAAGAACCCATTAAAAAGATGAAGAAAGGGAAGAAGCAAGCTGTAAAGAGAAATTCAATGGTGGATCGaatcaagaacaaaaaaaggaaGGCTACTGAAGACAAGGAGTTCACGTATACCACTAAAAGAACAAGGAGCGGCAAGAGGCATTAG
- the LOC133729022 gene encoding disease resistance protein RPM1-like has product MASSVTDLLIGKIVAILENEGTTIASVRDEVDSIKEELRSMRAFLLDAEADTAKNEREKLWVESIRDLAYDVEDIIDEFMYHMYEKQSGSRLSRRLHKTICFPKSLWFRRKTAKRLQKITKKIKDIPERNQRYGVGLVGGATTSEDIHRSVQNQADSSFFIMEDELVGIEGKKQILMEWLMDEDQRQTVISVVGMGGSGKTTLAAKTFNNEKVKRHFHCCAWITVSQTSDVVHLFRSLIMELYKSRKEDVPENLNTMSSRELKGLLVHYLESKRYLVVLDDVWDNKDWSEIKVSLQDRQLGSRIIVTTRKEDVASNCFGVKSHVHHIQRLQKDEAWELFCKKAFSSNEHKTCPPDFVSLACQLVEKCEGLPLAIVALGGLMSSKKSLDQWQQVYNSLNWHLDNNSLLDPVKNILLLSFNDLPSQLRHCFLYCSLFPEDFVIRRKRLIRLWIAEGFVEHVKGITPEEVADGYLWELCFRSMLQVVERNETGRPRKVKMHDLMRELALLTAEKEKFGHVYDGRQVMEEISTRRLSIHKMEGEITSWPGMSKIRSLLFFATDMSSLSFLNALVSQFKLLRTLDLEGVQIDNLPDAVVHLFNLRYLNLKGTLIKKLPESIGLLHNLQFLNIKDSKIESLPQRIEKLLNLRHLIMYRYTIESRGFMIYAVGTKAPSNICKLQKLQCLKVIESEGDTFRLIGNMTQLKSIGISNLKEQDGIDLWVSIEKLNMLQSMVLIPSNEEEILPVKAQCPPLPHLRKLVLVGRLQNVIPWFSSLHSLTALILHWSRLEEDLLPQIEALPNLTRIQLCSTYVGEELCFRRGFVKLEVLELLNFDPVKVITIEKGVMPNLRDLTVARCMELKTVPLGLEYLSNLQTLDLKDVPMKVIQPIRKGGADRFKVQHIPKIRHIFQRSSERVHEDLS; this is encoded by the exons ATGGCCTCATCTGTAACAGACCTCttaattggaaaaattgtggcAATTCTTGAGAACGAAGGAACAACCATAGCCAGTGTTCGTGATGAAGTTGATAGCATTAAGGAGGAGCTTCGAAGCATGAGAGCTTTCCTATTGGATGCGGAGGCCGACACAGcaaaaaatgaaagagagaaATTGTGGGTTGAAAGCATCAGAGACTTGGCCTATGATGTTGAAGATATCATTGATGAATTCATGTATCACATGTATGAGAAGCAAAGTGGGAGTCGACTTTCAAGGAGGCTACACAAAACCATTTGCTTTCCAAAAAGTCTTTGGTTTAGACGTAAAACTGCGAAGAGGTTACAGAAAATCACTAAAAAGATCAAAGACATTCCAGAGAGGAATCAAAGGTACGGTGTTGGCCTTGTAGGAGGAGCAACTACATCTGAAGATATTCACAGATCGGTGCAGAACCAAGCGGACTCTTCGTTTTTCATTATGGAAGATGAACTGGTTGGGATTGAAGGCAAGAAGCAAATACTAATGGAATGGCTCATGGATGAAGATCAACGCCAAACTGTTATATCTGTGGTTGGCATGGGAGGTTCTGGAAAGACAACTCTAGCTGCCAAGACCTTCAACAATGAAAAGGTGAAGAGACATTTTCATTGTTGTGCGTGGATTACCGTTTCCCAAACTTCTGATGTGGTACACTTGTTTCGAAGCTTGATCATGGAACTCTACAAATCAAGAAAGGAAGATGTCCCTGAAAATTTGAATACCATGAGCAGCAGAGAATTGAAAGGGTTACTAGTTCACTACTTGGAGTCCAAAAGATACCTGGTTGTTCTAGATGACGTGTGGGATAATAAAGATTGGAGCGAAATAAAGGTATCACTTCAAGATAGGCAGCTCGGAAGTCGAATCATAGTTACAACTCGAAAAGAAGATGTAGCATCCAATTGTTTTGGAGTTAAAAGCCATGTTCACCATATTCAGCGCCTACAAAAGGATGAGGCTTGGGAGCTCTTCTGCAAAAAAGCATTCTCATCTAATGAGCACAAAACTTGTCCACCTGATTTTGTGTCATTAGCATGCCAACTTGTGGAGAAGTGTGAAGGCCTTCCTCTGGCTATTGTGGCTTTAGGGGGTCTTATGTCTTCCAAGAAGTCGCTGGATCAATGGCAGCAAGTCTACAACAGCCTGAATTGGCATCTAGATAACAATTCATTGCTAGACCCTGTGAAAAACATCTTGTTGCTGAGTTTCAATGATTTGCCATCTCAATTGAGACATTGCTTCCTCTATTGTTCTCTTTTCCCAGAAGATTTTGTAATTAGAAGAAAAAGGCTCATTAGATTGTGGATAGCCGAAGGATTCGTTGAACATGTGAAAGGGATCACGCCCGAAGAAGTTGCAGATGGCTATCTTTGGGAACTCTGCTTCCGTAGCATGTTACAAGTTGTAGAGAGAAACGAAACAGGAAGGCCGAGAAAAGTTAAGATGCATGATCTGATGCGAGAGCTTGCTTTGTTGACAGCCGAGAAGGAGAAGTTTGGTCATGTATACGATGGGAGACAAGTAATGGAAGAGATCTCAACCCGTCGCTTGTCTATTCACAAAATGGAAGGAGAAATTACATCATGGCCGGGTATGTCAAAGATTcgttctcttcttttctttgcaaCTGACATGTCCTCGTTGTCTTTCTTGAATGCACTAGTTTCTCAATTCAAATTGTTGAGGACTCTAGACTTGGAGGGTGTCCAAATTGATAACCTGCCGGATGCAGTTGTTCACTTGTTCAACTTGAGATATTTAAATTTGAAGGGCACTTTAATTAAGAAACTTCCAGAGTCCATAGGGCTTCTACACAACCTTCAATTTCTGAACATCAAAGATAGTAAGATAGAGTCACTTCCACAAAGAATTGAAAAGTTGTTGAACCTGCGCCATCTAATTATGTATCGCTACACTATAGAGAGTCGGGGCTtcatgat ATATGCGGTTGGGACAAAAGCGCCATCAAATATTTGTAAGTTGCAGAAATTGCAATGTTTAAAAGTGATTGAATCAGAAGGAGACACTTTTAGACTTATCGGCAACATGACTCAACTTAAGAGCATCGGCATATCGAATTTGAAAGAACAAGATGGGATTGACCTTTGGGTCTCAATCGAAAAGTTGAATATGCTACAATCTATGGTTTTAATCCCAAGTAATGAAGAGGAAATTCTTCCGGTGAAAGCACAATGTCCACCTCTTCCGCACCTTCGAAAGCTTGTATTGGTTGGCAGACTCCAAAACGTAATACCTTGGTTTTCTTCACTGCATAGTCTCACAGCTCTGATTCTGCATTGGTCTAGACTTGAAGAGGATTTACTACCTCAAATTGAAGCACTGCCCAATCTGACAAGGATTCAACTTTGTAGTACATATGTTGGGGAAGAGTTGTGTTTCCGCAGAGGCTTTGTAAAGCTGGAGGTGTTGGAGTTGTTGAATTTTGACCCTGTGAAAGTGATAACTATAGAAAAAGGGGTGATGCCAAATCTCCGGGACTTAACTGTTGCCCGCTGCATGGAGTTGAAGACAGTGCCACTGGGCCTTGAATATCTTTCTAATCTACAAACTTTGGACCTGAAAGATGTTCCCATGAAAGTTATACAGCCCATTCGGAAAGGAGGTGCAGATCGCTTTAAGGTACAACACATCCCTAAGATCAGACATATTTTTCAACGATCATCCGAGCGGGTCCATGAAGACTTGTCCTAG